A genomic stretch from Apis cerana isolate GH-2021 linkage group LG9, AcerK_1.0, whole genome shotgun sequence includes:
- the LOC108001946 gene encoding DNA replication complex GINS protein PSF3: MAYCQSYTPDYFALNDILSTEERVSCKIEIELLGLGFLDSSSTSRDLKIGSKVEFPLWLAESLKNLKDSIVSIDVPNIYKEVYREILEADADAIVLSKWNPFYYEIGMHVRKFNDRDSEQITESLLQTFKSRFRLVMDWAQNPISDPTLVNQLPRLERDLFLIGRKAKVRLLEWLKGDTNNIISSEITTNLKKRKRAQFELN; the protein is encoded by the exons atggcaTATTGTCAAAGTTATACACCGgattattttgcattaaatgatattttatctaCCGAAGAACGGGTGtcttgtaaaattgaaatagaattgcTTGGTTtag gTTTTTTGGATTCTTCATCTACATCTAGAGATTTAAAGATAGGATCAAAAGTAGAATTTCCATTATGGTTAGCAGAATCATTAAAGAATCTGAAAGATTCAATAGTTAGTATTGATgtaccaaatatatataaagaagtaTACAG GGAAATTTTAGAAGCAGATGCTGATGCTATTGTCTTAAGTAAATGGAAtccattttattatgaaataggAATGCatgtaagaaaatttaatgatagagATTCTGAACAAATAACTGAAAGCTTATTAcag acaTTTAAGTCTCGTTTTCGATTAGTTATGGACTGGGCTCAAAATCCAATATCTGATCCTACATTAGTAAATCAACTTCCTCGTCTCGAAAGAGATCTTTTTCTTATTGGTCGAAAAGCTAAAGTTCGGCTTTTAGAATGGTTAAAAGGAGAtacaaataacattatttcttCTGAAATTACAACAAacttaaaaaaacgaaaacgtGCACAATTTGAACTTAATtag